One segment of Anatilimnocola aggregata DNA contains the following:
- a CDS encoding GNAT family N-acetyltransferase encodes MLDAKSHGGAVRIEIVNDPAAELREAVNVELRTFNREQNPAWYAARAATENDAQPLHIFAFSPGGQVCGGLFAETQFHWLKISILAVNSALRGHGIGTRLVQQAEATALARGCRYAYLDTMEYQAPIFYQRLGYQIAGTLPDWDSHGHAKFFLTKKLASMMLV; translated from the coding sequence ATGCTTGATGCTAAGTCGCATGGTGGTGCGGTTCGCATCGAGATCGTCAACGATCCTGCCGCGGAACTGCGCGAAGCGGTCAACGTCGAACTTCGAACATTCAACCGGGAGCAAAATCCCGCCTGGTATGCCGCCCGCGCGGCTACCGAGAACGATGCTCAGCCCCTCCACATCTTTGCCTTCAGTCCGGGCGGCCAGGTCTGCGGCGGCCTGTTTGCCGAGACACAGTTCCACTGGCTGAAGATATCGATTCTCGCCGTAAACTCTGCCCTGCGCGGGCATGGCATCGGCACTCGCCTGGTGCAGCAGGCTGAAGCGACCGCACTCGCCCGCGGTTGCCGATACGCTTATCTCGATACGATGGAATACCAGGCTCCGATTTTCTATCAGCGGCTTGGCTATCAAATTGCCGGCACACTTCCCGATTGGGATTCGCACGGGCATGCGAAGTTCTTCCTGACGAAGAAGCTGGCTTCGATGATGCTGGTCTAG
- a CDS encoding DUF6807 family protein — MRSLLSLFLLPVLCTASLAAAETFSPEFEVAAGNVDRTGQPIRVPVVLPAAFKAADATLTINGQKIPAQVTQPSLLSKPAAAPTGGQNAELVFIAPAFKAGDTLKGTATISTATSIEKPVTEWKDTPGEYMDLIMAGKPVLRYMYAKLDETNKDTRSATFKPYHHVFDPEGKRLITKGPGGKFPHHRGLYFGFNRISYGEKQTADTWHCNNGEFQSHEKVLASEAGPVLGRHTVQVDWHGKDGKAFAQETREMTAYNTAGGTLIEFATRLDSLAGPVKLDGDPQHAGFQFRATQEVPDKTAAQTYYLRPDGKGDAGKFRNWPADKAHVDLPWNALSIVLDDQRYTIGMLDRPQNPKEARFSERDYGRFGSYFEYEIDAQKSLELNYRVWVQKGEMTVAEVTRLDDAFVYPAEVKVK, encoded by the coding sequence ATGCGTAGTCTCCTTTCGCTGTTCTTGCTTCCTGTACTGTGCACGGCCTCGCTGGCTGCTGCCGAAACCTTCAGCCCCGAGTTTGAAGTAGCGGCGGGTAACGTCGACCGCACCGGCCAGCCGATTCGCGTTCCCGTCGTCCTGCCCGCTGCCTTCAAAGCGGCCGACGCCACGCTGACGATCAATGGCCAGAAGATTCCGGCTCAAGTGACGCAGCCTTCGTTGCTCTCGAAGCCCGCGGCTGCTCCGACTGGTGGACAGAACGCGGAACTGGTCTTCATCGCTCCTGCCTTCAAAGCGGGCGATACGCTGAAGGGGACCGCGACCATCAGCACTGCTACCAGCATTGAAAAGCCCGTGACGGAGTGGAAGGACACGCCCGGCGAATACATGGACCTGATCATGGCGGGCAAGCCGGTGCTGCGCTATATGTACGCCAAGCTCGACGAGACGAACAAAGACACGCGCTCGGCCACGTTCAAGCCTTATCACCATGTGTTCGATCCCGAAGGGAAGCGGCTGATTACCAAAGGCCCCGGCGGCAAGTTCCCGCATCATCGCGGCTTGTATTTCGGCTTCAACCGCATCAGCTATGGCGAGAAGCAAACCGCTGACACGTGGCACTGCAACAACGGCGAGTTTCAATCGCACGAGAAGGTGCTGGCCAGTGAAGCGGGACCGGTGCTAGGCCGGCACACAGTGCAAGTCGATTGGCACGGCAAAGATGGCAAGGCGTTTGCGCAAGAGACTCGCGAGATGACGGCTTACAACACGGCGGGCGGCACGCTGATTGAATTCGCTACGCGGCTCGATTCTCTGGCTGGCCCGGTGAAACTGGATGGCGACCCGCAGCACGCGGGCTTTCAGTTCCGCGCCACACAAGAAGTGCCCGACAAGACCGCTGCCCAGACGTATTATCTGCGTCCCGATGGCAAGGGGGATGCAGGCAAGTTCCGCAATTGGCCTGCCGACAAGGCGCACGTCGATTTGCCTTGGAACGCCCTGTCGATCGTGCTCGACGATCAGCGGTACACCATCGGCATGCTTGACCGCCCGCAGAATCCAAAAGAGGCCCGCTTCAGCGAGCGCGACTACGGCCGCTTTGGTTCGTATTTCGAATACGAAATCGATGCGCAGAAGTCGCTGGAACTGAACTATCGCGTGTGGGTGCAAAAGGGAGAAATGACCGTCGCGGAAGTGACTCGCCTCGACGACGCTTTCGTTTATCCGGCTGAAGTGAAAGTGAAGTAG
- a CDS encoding 3'-5' exoribonuclease YhaM family protein codes for MPRRFINQLAERDQINEVFLIADKQLRANRQGNLYLQLRLADKSGQLTGMLWNATEATANLIESGQYARIHGTMQLYNNQLQMIVTKVERVPSEQIDEADFATLQTADVDRLAKRLVEMLREVRNVHLRSLAESFLVDEAFMTKFTTAPAGVKNHHAFRGGLLEHVVSLMELCSSVAPHYAELDPDLLRMGAFLHDAGKIDELTYEKELGYSDEGQLIGHVVMAVGMVAEKSLEAAKLSGEAFPRELLLRLQHMIVSHHGEYAFGSPKLPMTLEAMALHYLDNLDAKMHAVKQLLQEDSGSESHWTSYNAPLSRKFFKGTR; via the coding sequence ATGCCGCGACGCTTCATCAATCAGTTGGCCGAACGCGATCAAATCAACGAGGTCTTCCTGATTGCTGACAAGCAGTTGCGGGCGAATCGACAGGGGAACTTGTACTTGCAACTTCGGCTGGCAGATAAATCGGGCCAGCTGACGGGAATGCTGTGGAACGCAACCGAGGCCACGGCGAACCTGATTGAAAGTGGTCAGTACGCGCGAATTCACGGCACCATGCAGCTGTACAACAATCAGCTGCAAATGATTGTGACGAAGGTCGAGCGCGTGCCGAGCGAGCAGATCGACGAAGCGGACTTCGCGACGCTACAAACGGCCGATGTCGATCGACTGGCCAAACGCCTGGTTGAAATGCTGCGTGAAGTGCGCAACGTACACCTCCGCAGTCTGGCCGAGAGTTTTCTGGTCGATGAAGCGTTCATGACCAAGTTCACCACGGCTCCGGCAGGAGTGAAGAATCATCACGCCTTTCGTGGCGGCCTGCTCGAACACGTCGTCAGCTTGATGGAGCTGTGCTCGTCGGTTGCGCCGCACTATGCCGAGCTCGACCCCGACCTGCTGCGGATGGGGGCGTTCCTGCACGATGCGGGGAAGATCGACGAACTCACCTACGAGAAGGAACTAGGCTACAGCGACGAAGGTCAGCTGATCGGCCACGTGGTGATGGCTGTCGGCATGGTCGCCGAAAAGTCACTGGAAGCGGCCAAGCTTTCCGGCGAGGCCTTCCCGCGCGAACTCCTCCTGCGTCTGCAGCACATGATCGTCAGCCATCATGGCGAGTACGCCTTCGGCAGTCCGAAGCTGCCAATGACCCTGGAGGCAATGGCGCTGCATTATCTGGACAATCTCGATGCCAAGATGCACGCCGTGAAACAACTGCTGCAAGAAGACAGCGGCAGCGAAAGCCATTGGACCAGTTATAACGCGCCCCTTTCGCGTAAGTTCTTTAAGGGTACGCGTTAA